A single genomic interval of Methanocalculus natronophilus harbors:
- a CDS encoding translation initiation factor IF-2 subunit beta yields the protein MGDSYEELLKKAYTGITEPTETGERFVVPPVKSYLEGKTTILENFSEIAQALNRDSDHFMKFMLGELGTAGKIDGSRAIFNGKFETDVLSAIVKNYIDDFVICSECGRPDTRLVKDDRIHMLRCDACGSHRPVRKRRARTEVKGTSLEEGQELEAEIESVSRRGDGVAKIGKYILYVTGGKPGQKIKVKITKISGQVAFTQRL from the coding sequence ATGGGAGACAGTTACGAGGAGCTGCTGAAGAAGGCATACACCGGCATCACCGAGCCGACGGAAACCGGAGAGCGGTTCGTTGTGCCGCCGGTGAAGTCATATCTGGAAGGGAAGACAACAATACTTGAGAATTTTTCTGAGATTGCACAGGCACTCAACCGGGATTCCGATCACTTCATGAAGTTCATGCTTGGTGAACTTGGAACCGCCGGTAAGATAGACGGAAGCCGTGCCATCTTCAATGGCAAGTTTGAAACCGATGTCCTGAGTGCGATTGTCAAGAACTATATTGATGATTTTGTCATCTGTTCCGAATGCGGCAGGCCGGATACCCGGCTCGTCAAGGATGATCGGATTCATATGCTCCGGTGCGATGCCTGCGGAAGCCATCGTCCGGTGCGCAAGCGCCGTGCCAGAACCGAGGTGAAAGGAACAAGCCTTGAAGAGGGGCAGGAGCTTGAGGCGGAGATCGAATCTGTCAGCAGGCGTGGCGATGGTGTTGCAAAGATAGGCAAATACATCCTGTATGTCACCGGCGGAAAACCCGGCCAGAAGATAAAAGTAAAAATTACAAAAATATCAGGCCAGGTTGCCTTTACCCAGCGGCTCTGA
- a CDS encoding DNA-directed RNA polymerase subunit L, whose product MNIKILELEKNKIRMVLVGEKHTFMNLLEDEIIKDPSVNVGKYVVEYQFSDPELLVTTDGTKDPLTVIREACERINRSCDEVLTQVGSVVK is encoded by the coding sequence TTGAAAAAAATAAAATCAGGATGGTGCTCGTTGGTGAGAAACACACCTTTATGAACCTCCTTGAGGATGAGATAATCAAAGACCCCTCTGTGAATGTCGGCAAGTACGTGGTCGAATACCAGTTCTCGGATCCCGAACTCCTTGTCACGACAGACGGCACAAAGGATCCGCTCACGGTCATCAGGGAAGCATGCGAGCGGATCAACCGGTCATGTGATGAGGTTCTCACACAGGTCGGATCAGTCGTGAAATAG